In a single window of the Bufo bufo chromosome 5, aBufBuf1.1, whole genome shotgun sequence genome:
- the LOC121002501 gene encoding protein ZBED8-like: MSSKKRKWSDEYVQYGFTCITERDGSQRPNCMICNAKLSNSSLAPAKLKEHFLKLHGDGKYKNTTLAEFKVRRARFDEKASLPVLGFVPINKPILIASYEVAYLIAKQGKPHTIGETLIKPAVLKMANIMLGKAAEVKLSQIPLSNDTISDRIEDMSKDILAQIVADLISSPAKFSLQLDETTDVSNLSQLAVFVRYVKDDVIKEEFLFCKPLTTTTKAADVKKLVDDFLKDNNLSWDMVSAVCSDGAPAMLGRKSGFGALVKADAPHIIVTHCILHRHALATKTLPPKLAEVLKIVVECVNYVQNSALRHSIFRELCKEMGSEFEVLLYHSNVRWLSRGQVLNRVFAMRVELALFLQEHQHCHADCFKDSEFILILAYMTDIFAALNHLNQQMQGGGVNIIEAEENLKAFQKKLPLWKRRIENDNFANFPLLDDCVSKIEDVSGIGDISVPTELKQAIATHLDELATSLDGYFPTRESYPAWVRQPFTFSVETTDVNDEYLDEIIELQQSQVQQQLFRTTTLSTFWCQQMVTYPVIAKKALEFFIPFFTTYLCEQSFSRMLDIKTKKRNRL, from the coding sequence ATGTCGAGCAAAAAAAGAAAGTGGTCGGACGAATATGTACAATATGGATTCACATGTATAACGGAACGTGATGGGAGTCAGCGTCCTAACTGTATGATTTGCAATGCCAAGTTGAGCAATTCTAGTCTAGCACCGGCAAAACTAAAAGAACACTTCCTTAAGCTGCATGGAGATGGAAAATACAAGAACACAACGCTCGCTGAATTCAAGGTGAGGAGAGCCAGATTCGATGAAAAGGCTAGTCTGCCTGTTCTCGGCTTTGTACCCATCAACAAACCGATCCTCATAGCATCGTACGAAGTTGCTTACCTGATCGCAAAGCAGGGCAAACCCCACACCATTGGTGAAACACTCATAAAACCAGCTGTGTTGAAGATGGCGAATATCATGCTGGGAAAAGCGGCTGAAGTTAAGTTATCCCAAATTCCTCTTTCAAATGACACCATCAGCGACAGAATAGAGGACATGAGCAAAGACATCTTGGCTCAAATAGTTGCAGATTTGATTTCAAGCCCGGCAAAATTCAGCCTTCAACTCGACGAGACCACAGACGTCTCCAATCTAAGCCAGCTTGCAGTATTCGTGCGCTATGTGAAAGACGACGTGATAAAGGaagagtttttattttgtaagcCTCTTACAACAACAACTAAGGCAGCCGATGTGAAGAAACTTGTGGATGACTTCTTGAAAGACAACAATCTTTCGTGGGATATGGTTTCTGCAGTTTGTTCGGATGGAGCTCCAGCCATGCTGGGAAGAAAGTCTGGTTTTGGTGCGTTAGTGAAAGCCGATGCACCACACATCATTGTTACGCATTGTATTCTGCATAGGCATGCATTGGCAACAAAAACCTTGCCTCCAAAACTGGCAGAAGTATTAAAAATTGTAGTGGAATGTGTGAACTATGTGCAAAATAGTGCTCTGAGGCACAGCATCTTCAGGGAGCTGTGTAAAGAAATGGGATCTGAATTTGAGGTACTTCTGTACCATTCCAACGTTCGGTGGTTATCCCGGGGACAGGTGTTGAATCGTGTTTTTGCCATGCGTGTGGAATTAGCCCTGTTTTTGCAAGAGCACCAACATTGTCATGCAGATTGCTTCAAAGATTCTGAGTTCATTCTCATTTTAGCGTACATGACTGATATCTTTGCAGCTCTAAATCATCTCAATCAACAGATGCAGGGCGGTGGAGTCAACATCATCGAAGCGGAAGAAAACCTGAAGGCTTTTCAAAAAAAGCTACCGTTATGGAAACGACGAATAGAGAACGATAACTTCGCAAACTTTCCCCTGCTAGACGACTGTGTAAGTAAGATCGAAGATGTATCTGGAATCGGAGACATTTCTGTACCCACGGAACTGAAGCAAGCAATTGCCACGCACTTAGATGAGCTTGCAACGTCTCTTGATGGATACTTCCCTACAAGAGAGTCATATCCAGCATGGGTGAGACAGCCGTTCACATTTAGTGTTGAGACAACAGATGTCAATGATGAATACCTCGATGAAATCATTGAACTTCAGCAGAGCCAGGTTCAACAGCAACTCTTCAGAACAACAACGCTCTCAACGTTTTGGTGTCAACAAATGGTAACGTACCCTGTTATTGCTAAGAAAGCTCTGGAGTTTTTCATACCGTTTTTTACAACATATCTTTGCGAGCAATCCTTTTCAAGGATGCTGGACATAAAAACGAAGAAAAGGAACAGACTTTGA